The proteins below are encoded in one region of Cololabis saira isolate AMF1-May2022 chromosome 21, fColSai1.1, whole genome shotgun sequence:
- the armc5 gene encoding armadillo repeat-containing protein 5 codes for MAASPMKGELKHLRALSKEGHASVPESSLSWCLAHLHKPGSKTGHQEDSGGSREMDNRSKASQWRALVAIRTQHIKGGKAGIAKFRGQGGLRLLMNLLKHPECSRKTLDLALSILANCCTEQETRIEVHKLDGINIIVDIMKRNVALETVQNRAARALANLAMDPESSALIHTAGGVPLLLLCVSLSSAPSSPTTAPSPDSCPKLECAQSAARALLYLSDTPSNRLSLLTQRTLSALAPLIAPEYPQELRRSALRTLHELTKGCGVECAREVSRSGVLAQLGVMASGDSGKPFEELALKTLANMCSQGCLRPLVGSLGVIQKFAEEVKRDPVKSGVFFKALCLCCKEAVNRAKVKESGGLEVLISFLSAHQSHPLSRLAILACVDFVFDESAMEQLQDLGLVPLLIARLVKLTKGEEHVAEKMDTSVSPKDILPSSYLDSFDYPAPEGSKREEAGREPGLCSSSFLSLRSWLLSEGLISSEGDLLDSPTVDGEWGGIQIPPSSSPQSSSPNLSLSTSAVLTTSKKASQPSPVSSSARVTDLLPSSVPATLPQTSSSPVSSPTKTTPITPSKFSSPQRKRRAHSASCLSKVTLDNPPSMSQPAYHHPYHPEPWTPESPILLLLSRFSHASDPSVALVNTGVMSGLLYYLTQHQDPSSRCFRLLCRLSCNPNCLQALVRTGSVALIQHHLCQRGDELQGKDRQADRVKAKVKQLGVALLNNLRVQCESGFGSGVLAHVMLSGSESDKVNGALSLPLITSNRSVLRKLLLDTGGLLLALQPLGCDVDDQANKDPPAESGRLLSDFGAPHSGPTSQFHSPYFSLLIGCLSALAVTVKTDGGKKSSYPVRIPSVGVNVDRDAPPPLKKPRLADVCPYGVSKFDVLLQLDDGTRVPVNRDSVAGVEGADDVGSEYFRALLRGGFGEAQGDGGEAIHIKDVSAGMLIPVVHYLHGCRLSKNSRKEDGDGSKCHVLDTLASDGLSVCKNQTKDLSAGDSAFQKTPLGEAMVAACRFLVSELQRELEDLCVSQLLSCSTNAAPAGENPGKTDSKMDRDCAELAEETLSQASELELTGQMKKLNSILQEMERQKNFVGTVQKVNTGLDTILDINAIRRVAPDSKSVPVSLDQSLDLEELTLRPKNLKEAPTHLADEKGQSSQSSSESVAAVKALASWLPQVYRFSQRFCYAALRRACLSWLLDCPRPFLCSAGAGDCLRRLAREAECRETLKQDLLSRASLALN; via the exons ATGGCTGCGTCACCCATGAAGGGTGAGTTGAAGCACTTGAGAGCACTTTCCAAAGAGGGGCACGCATCAGTACCAGAGTCCTCCTTGAGCTGGTGCTTGGCTCACCTGCACAAACCCGGGTCAAAAACTGGCCATCAAGAAGATTCGGGTGGCAGCAGAGAAATGGACAACAGATCGAAAGCATCTCAGTGGCGGGCCCTTGTTGCTATCCGGACTCAGCATATTAAGGGTGGAAAGGCTGGGATTGCCAAGTTCAGAGGTCAAGGTGGCCTCCGACTTCTGATGAATCTACTCAAACACCCCGAGTGCTCGAGGAAAACGCTGGACCTTGCTCTCAGCATCTTGGCCAACTGCTGCACTGAGCAAGAGACGCGTATAGAG GTTCATAAACTGGACGGGATAAATATTATAG TGGATATCATGAAGAGAAACGTGGCCCTGGAAACGGTCCAGAACCGTGCAGCTCGGGCTTTGGCGAACTTGGCCATGGATCCAGAGAGTTCTGCACTCATTCATACTGCTG GTGGAGTTCCACTTCTCCTCCTCTGTGTGTCCCTGTCCTCAGCTCCATCCTCTCCCACGACTGCTCCATCCCCAGATTCCTGTCCCAAACTGGAGTGTGCTCAGTCCGCTGCCCGGGCCCTTCTCTACCTCTCGGATACGCCCTCCAATCGGCTCTCCCTGCTCACCCAGCGGACGTTGTCCGCCCTCGCCCCTCTCATCGCCCCAGAATATCCACAGGAGTTGAGGCGTTCGGCACTCAGGACTCTCCATGAACTGACCAAGGGTTGTGGGGTGGAATGCGCCAGAGAAGTGTCCCGTTCTGGGGTCCTGGCTCAGCTGGGAGTCATGGCATCAGGGGATTCTGGTAAACCATTTGAAGAGCTTGCTCTGAAAACTTTGGCCAACATGTGCTCCCAAGGTTGCCTGCGCCCTCTCGTGGGGTCCCTGGGGGTCATTCAGAAATTCGCGGAGGAAGTTAAAAGGGACCCGGTGAAGTCGGGAGTCTTCTTTAAggctctgtgtttgtgttgtaaAGAGGCGGTGAATCGGGCCAAGGTGAAAGAAAGCGGAGGGCTGGAGGTGCTGATTAGCTTTTTGTCTGCTCACCAGAGTCATCCACTTTCCAGGCTGGCTATTCTGGCCTGTGTAGACTTTGTTTTTGACGAATCTGCCATGGAACAGTTGCAAGATTTGGGGCTGGTCCCTCTTCTAATCGCACGACTCGTCAAGCTCACCAAAGGAGAGGAACATGTAGCCGAGAAAATGGACACTAGTGTTTCTCCAAAGGACATCTTGCCCTCCTCGTACTTGGATTCCTTTGATTATCCTGCTCCCGAGGGATCCAAGAGGGAGGAGGCTGGTAGAGAGCCAGGTCTATGTTCGTCAAGCTTTTTAAGTCTCAG GTCCTGGTTGTTGTCTGAGGGGTTGATTTCTTCGGAGGGTGATCTGCTGGATTCCCCCACTGTTGACGGGGAATGGGGGGGTATTCagatccctccatcctcctcccccCAGTCCTCTTCCCCAAACCTCTCTTTGTCTACCTCTGCTGTCCTCACAACTTCCAAAAAGGCATCCCAACCTTCTCCCGTGTCCTCTTCAGCGAGAGTCACCGATCTGCTTCCTTCCAGTGTCCCCGCCACCCTCCCCCAGACGAGTTCCTCCCCAGTCTCGTCTCCCACCAAGACAACACCCATCACTCCATCAAAGTTCTCATCCCcgcagaggaaaagaagggcTCACTCAGCATCTTGCCTGAGTAAAGTCACTCTGGACAACCCTCCCTCCATGTCCCAGCCAGCCTACCACCACCCGTACCACCCCGAGCCCTGGACGCCCGAGTCtcccatcctgctgctgctgtcgcGCTTCTCCCACGCCAGCGACCCGAGCGTGGCGCTGGTCAACACGGGCGTCATGTCCGGGCTGCTCTACTACCTCACCCAGCACCAGGACCCCAGCAGCAGGTGCTTCCGTCTGCTCTGCCGGCTCAGCTGCAACCCAAACTGTCTGCAAGCGCTGGTCCGGACGGGTTCTGTCGCCCTGATTCAGCACCATCTCTGCCAAAGAGGAGACGAGTTACAGGGGAAGGACAGACAGGCGGACAGAGTGAAAGCCAAAGTAAAGCAGCTGG GCGTCGCCCTTCTGAACAATCTGCGGGTCCAGTGCGAGTCTGGATTTGGTTCTGGCGTTCTTGCACATGTGATGCTGTCAGGCTCCGAGTCGGACAAGGTGAACGGCGCCCTCTCTCTGCCGCTGATCACAAG CAACAGATCCGTGTTGAGGAAGCTCCTGCTGGACACAGGTGGGTTACTCTTAGCTCTGCAGCCCCTCGGCTGTGACGTTGACGACCAGGCGAACAAAGACCCCCCTGCTGAGTCCGGACGACTCCTCTCTGACTTTGGCGCCCCACATTCAGGTCCCACCTCTCAGTTCCACTCGCCGTACTTCTCCCTCCTGATCGGATGCCTGTCTGCTCTGGCGGTAACCGTTAAAACCGACGGCGGCAAGAAAAGTTCATATCCCGTCAGAATACCGTCAGTGGGAGTCAACGTCGACAGAGACGCCCCCCCTCCCCTGAAAAAGCCCCGCTTAGCCGACGTATGTCCTTACGGCGTCTCCAAGTTCgacgtgctgctgcagctggacgACGGGACACGAGTCCCGGTAAACAGGGACTCCGTGGCCGGGGTGGAGGGCGCGGACGACGTCGGCTCCGAGTACTTCAGAGCTCTGCTGAGAGGCGGGTTTGGAGAAGCTCAGGGAGACGGAGGAGAAGCCATTCATATCAAAGACGTTAGTGCAGGTATGTTAATACCGGTGGTGCATTACCTGCACGGGTGTCGTCTCAGCAAGAACTCAAGAAAGGAGGATGGGGACGGCAGCAAGTGCCACGTTTTGGACACGTTGGCCTCTGATGGGCTAAGTGTCTGCAAAAATCAGACCAAAGATCTTTCAGCAGGAGACTCGGCCTTCCAGAAGACGCCTTTAGGCGAGGCGATGGTCGCAGCTTGCAGATTTTTGGTGAGTGAGCTACAGAGAGAGCTGGAGGATCTCTGCGTCTCTCAGCTTCTGTCCTGCTCCACAAACGCTGCACCCGCGGGGGAAAACCCCGGAAAGACGGACTCTAAAATGGACCGAGACTGTGCCGAGCTCGCTGAGGAGACTCTCTCTCAAGCGTCGGAGCTCGAGCTGACTGGACAGATGAAGAAGCTGAACAGTATCCTTCAAGAAATGGAGAGACAGAAAAACTTTGTCGGAACGGTGCAGAAAGTTAACACGGGACTTGACACCATTTTAGACATTAACGCCATCAGACGAGTCGCTCCTGATTCTAAATCAGTCCCAGTGTCACTGGACCAATCTCTCGACCTCGAGGAATTAACATTGAGACCAAAGAACCTGAAAGAAGCTCCAACGCATCTGGCGGACGAAAAAGGCCAGAGCTCCCAGTCTTCCTCAGAATCCGTTGCTGCGGTGAAGGCGTTAGCTTCCTGGCTCCCGCAGGTGTACCGGTTCTCCCAGCGGTTCTGCTACGCGGCGCTGCGGCGGGCCTGCCTGTCCTGGCTGCTGGACTGTCCCCGACCGTTCCTCTGCTCCGCCGGCGCCGGGGACTGCCTTCGCCGGCTGGCCCGAGAGGCCGAGTGTAGGGAGACTCTGAAGCAGGACCTGCTGAGCCGGGCCTCGCTGGCCCTGAACTGA
- the LOC133421907 gene encoding cytochrome c oxidase subunit 6A, mitochondrial — protein sequence MSSATLAAGRVLAAASHASHEGSTKTWKILTFVLALPGVGVCIANAYMKAQAHSHEQPDFVPYTHLRIRTKKFPWGDGNHSLFHNGHVNALPDGFEHSGH from the exons ATGTCTTCCGCCACCTTGGCTGCTGGTCGGGTGCTTGCTGCTGCGTCACATGCAAGCCACGAGGGATCAA CCAAAACCTGGAAGATTCTGACCTTCGTCCTAGCCCTCCCAGGTGTTGGCGTCTGTATTGCCAACGCCTACATGAAAGCGCAAGCCCATTCGCACGAGCAGCCTGACTTTGTGCCATACACTCACCTACGCATCCGCACCAAG AAATTCCCCTGGGGTGATGGGAACCACTCACTGTTCCACAACGGTCACGTCAATGCTCTCCCCGACGGCTTCGAGCACTCTGGACACTGA
- the elob gene encoding elongin-B — translation MDVFLMIRRHKATIFTDAKESTTVYELKRIVEGILKRSPEDQRLYKDDVLLNDSQTLGNCGFTNQTARPQAPATVGLAFRLSDESFEQLRIEPFSTPPELPDVMKPQDSGSTANEQAIQ, via the exons ATg GACGTGTTTTTAATGATCCGACGTCATAAGGCGACCATTTTCACGGATGCCAAGGAATCCACCACCGTCTATGAACTGAAGCGCATCGTGGAAGGCATTTTAAAGAGGTCACCTGAAGATCAGAGGCTTTATAAG GATGATGTTCTTCTTAACGACAGTCAAACTCTTGGAAACTGTGGCTTCACAAATCAGACAGCCCGACCTCAGGCCCCGGCCACCGTGGGATTAGCTTTTCGTCTCAGCG ATGAATCATTTGAGCAGCTGAGGATCGAGCCCTTCTCCACTCCTCCAGAGCTTCCCGACGTCATGAAACCCCAGGATTCAGGCAGCACAGCCAACGAGCAGGCTATACAGTGA
- the LOC133421687 gene encoding uncharacterized protein LOC133421687, whose product MDVGESVLSAGRAVLELVEREWQPLSASELEQRLDQAVEDILEADLTAKLDTHPAPTTVYVQLLQSQAKAESHAGTTGPCVEEAAGYQGHQGQLSSAAVKYISDLLQSSKSRARMAGRARLSLSQTVLLSLSLLSERVSYRSVSRRFQLEKGNIHRIFFSFCERIGTLKETQIGWPVGREAEDALFPFSTLLGKDDQKEEQGIPRVLGVLGHTRIPIRLHQGKHDVESAVPETKRLKETRPDSWLNLELVCTRSGKFIHCRISQDTDLERGRALQDRLKQHPEVMPSGSCLVARAGYRLTAQVLTPYLTSDEPKQELFNKTLEEHCQILDQAVGNLKARFQRLRYLDIGNYERARAVVLTACVLHNVFVDIGQVIQGDCEKEEAFTQEGEVDDESMHRRDVIANLMFANVESCNS is encoded by the exons ATGGACGTCGGGGAGTCCGTGCTGTCGGCGGGCAGAGCCGTGCTGGAGCTGGTGGAGCGGGAGTGGCAGCCTCTGTCGGCCAGCGAGCTGGAGCAGCGGCTGGACCAGGCGGTGGAGGACATCCTGGAGGCGGATCTCACCGCAAAGCTCGACACGCACCCTGCACCCACCACGGTTTAcgtgcagctgctgcagagccAGGCCAAAGCGGAGTCCCATGCAGGAACAACTGGCCCCTGCGTGGAGGAGGCGGCGGGGTACCAGGGGCACCAGGGGCAGCTGAGTTCAGCTGCTGTCAAG TACATCTCAGACCTTCTTCAAAGCTCCAAATCCAGGGCTCGGATGGCTGGCCGCGCTCGCTTGTCTCTGTCCCAGACCGTCCTCCTGTCCCTCTCCCTGCTCTCTGAGCGGGTCAGCTACCGCTCCGTGTCCCGCCGCTTCCAGCTGGAGAAAGGAAACATCCACAggatcttcttttctttctgtgaACGCATCGGCACGCTGAAGGAGACGCAAATCGGATGGCCAGTCG GCAGAGAGGCTGAAGACGCTCTCTTCCCATTTTCCACTCTGCTTGGAAAAGATGATCAGAAAGAGGAGCAAGGCATCCCTCGAGTCCTGGGAGTGTTGGGACACACACGGATCCCTATCCGTCTTCATCAAGGCAAGCATGACGTGGAGAGTGCCGTACCGGAGACGAAGAGACTGAAGGAGACCCGCCCCGACTCCTGGTTAAACCTCGAGCTTGTATGCACTCGGAGTGGCAAGTTCATACACTGCAGGATCAGTCAAGACACAGATCTGGAAAGAGGCAGAGCTCTGCAAGACAGACTTAAACAGCACCCTGAAGTGATGCCTTCAGGTTCCTGCCTCGTGGCCAGGGCCGGCTACCGTCTAACTGCACAGGTTTTGACCCCGTACTTAACAAGTGACGAACCAAAACAGGAACTCTTCAACAAAACCCTGGAGGAGCATTGTCAGATCCTCGATCAGGCTGTCGGCAACCTGAAAGCCAGATTTCAAAGGCTCAGGTATCTGGATATTGGAAACTACGAGCGAGCCCGAGCCGTTGTGCTGACGGCTTGTGTGTTACACAATGTGTTTGTCGACATTGGACAAGTAATTCAAGGAGACTGTGAAAAAGAGGAAGCTTTTACCCAAGAAGGAGAGGTGGATGACGAGAGTATGCACAGACGAGACGTCATTGCAAATTTGATGTTTGCAAATGTTGAGTCTTGTAACTCTTGA
- the si:dkey-66i24.7 gene encoding uncharacterized protein si:dkey-66i24.7: MEVNDTIVIPNSEVEEKETIMSNLDSDKTKAEFIWTLQATWHLVNTRLEMDQAFDQPVCKKKKLWELVAEKVNAKLSESEDAGAAVKAYECDLKWRNMLATYRKNTERAKRLGSASVHWEFFKAMHDVLGKSREEIEAQRKAKLSGTRIGRAMASKKFTRILPTPPAIAAPCPARPPQDVLQLYMELQERKMNMWAQQKALEERKIEAINNLAQAISSLAQKNNEQVSKDGH, encoded by the exons ATGGAAGTAAACGACACAATTGTGATACCAAATTCTGAAGTGGAAGAAAAGGAGACGATCATGTCCAATTTGGACTCTGATAAAACAAAAGCAG AATTTATTTGGACTCTCCAAGCTACGTGGCACCTTGTGAATACCCGACTGGAAATGGATCAGGCCTTCGACCAACCGGtgtgcaagaaaaagaaactatGGGAATTGGTGGCAGAGAAGGTGAACGCCAAACTGAGCGAGTCAGAGGACGCCGGTGCAGCCGTGAAGGCGTACGAGTGTGATCTCAAGTGGAGAAACATGCTGGCCACTTACAGAAAGAACACAGAGAGGGCCAAGCGGCTGGGGTCAGCGAGTGTTCACTGGGAGTTCTTCAAAGCAATGCACGATGTCCTAGGCAAGAGCCGGGAAGAGATTGAAGCCCAGCGCAAGGCCAAGCTCAGCGGTACCAGAATTGGCAGGGCGATGGCCAGCAAGAAGTTTACCCGGATCCTCCCGACACCCCCTGCCATCGCTGCCCCGTGTCCCGCCAGGCCTCCCCAGGACGTCCTGCAGCTGTATATGGAGCTGCAGGAGAGGAAGATGAACATGTGGGCACAGCAGAAAGCGCTGGAGGAGAGGAAAATAGAGGCCATCAACAACCTGGCCCAGGCCATCTCCAGCCTGGCTcagaagaacaacgaacaagtGTCCAAGGACGGACATTAA